One Aegilops tauschii subsp. strangulata cultivar AL8/78 chromosome 7, Aet v6.0, whole genome shotgun sequence genomic window carries:
- the LOC109748940 gene encoding pectate lyase-like, translating to MEGFQWSRPVSLLLYAVFFLAAAAVSEANIGEFDEYWQRRQLEARARAEAAYHPNPIEVANSLNRAVHRAVREESGSRRKLLGLHKKFAGPCQATNPIDRCWRCRDDWATDRMRLARCAQGFGRHATGGLGGKIYIVTDGSDDDVLEPRPGTLRWAVIQNEPLWIIFARPMLIKLKEELLVGSNKTIDGRGGQLRIADGAQVTVQYAHNVIIHNIHVNDLIVGKGGRIRDSPQHAGFRTQSDGDGVSVFGSTDVWLDHLSLATCQDGLIDVIDQSTGVTISNCHLTNHNDVMLFGSSDSNPKDEIMQITVAFNHFGRGLVQRMPRCRWGFFHVVNNDYTHWLMYAIGGSKNPTIISQGNRYIAPPNLAAKLITKRLYAEEAEWKNWVWHSEGDLMLNDAVFADSGGPNQRKFEKDDLIPPKPGSYVTRLTRFAGCLPCKPGKPC from the exons ATGGAGGGGTTCCAGTGGAGCAGGCCCGTCTCCTTGCTCCTGTACGCCGTCTTCttcctggcggcggcggccgtgtcGGAGGCCAACATCGGCGAGTTCGACGAGTACTGGCAGCGGCGCCAGCTGGAGGCCAGAGCCCGCGCGGAGGCCGCCTACCATCCCAACCCCATCGAGGTCGCCAACAGCTTGAACCGCGCCGTCCACAGAGCCGTTCGGGAGGAGAGTGGGTCGAGGAGGAAGTTGCTGGGACTGCACAAGAAGTTCGCCGGGCCGTGCCAGGCGACGAACCCGATCGACCGGTGCTGGCGGTGCCGCGACGACTGGGCGACGGACCGGATGCGTCTGGCGCGGTGCGCGCAGGGGTTCGGGAGGCACGCCACGGGCGGGCTGGGTGGGAAGATCTACATCGTCACGGACGGCAGCGACGACGACGTGCTGGAGCCGCGGCCGGGCACGCTCCGGTGGGCCGTGATCCAGAATGAGCCCCTGTGGATCATCTTCGCCAGGCCCATGCTGATCAAGCTCAAGGAGGAGCTGCTGGTCGGCAGCAACAAGACCATCGACGGCCGCGGCGGGCAGCTGCGCATCGCCGACGGCGCGCAGGTGACCGTGCAGTACGCGCACAACGTGATCATCCACAACATCCACGTGAACGACCTCATCGTGGGCAAGGGCGGCAGGATCCGGGACTCGCCGCAGCACGCCGGGTTCCGCACCCAGTCCGACGGCGACGGCGTGAGCGTCTTCGGCTCCACCGACGTGTGGCTCGACCACCTCTCCCTCGCCACCTGCCAGGACGGCCTCATCGACGTCATCGACCAGTCCACCGGCGTCACCATCTCCAACTGCCACCTCACCAACCACAACGACGTCATGCTCTTCGGCTCCAGCGACAGCAACCCCAAGGACGAGATCATGCAGATCACCGTCGCCTTCAACCACTTCGGAAGAGGCCTCGTGCAGAGAATGCCAag GTGCCGATGGGGATTCTTCCACGTGGTGAACAACGACTACACCCACTGGCTCATGTACGCCATCGGCGGCAGCAAGAACCCGACCATCATCAGCCAGGGGAACCGCTACATCGCGCCGCCGAACCTGGCGGCGAAGCTGATCACGAAGCGGCTGTacgcggaggaggcggagtggaAGAACTGGGTGTGGCACTCGGAGGGGGACCTGATGCTCAACGACGCCGTCTTCGCCGACAGCGGCGGCCCCAACCAGAGGAAGTTCGAGAAGGATGACCTCATCCCGCCCAAGCCGGGATCGTACGTCACCAGGCTCACGCGCTTCGCCGGCTGCTTGCCGTGCAAGCCCGGCAAGCCCTGCTAA
- the LOC109748938 gene encoding uncharacterized protein: protein MVFEDESSDDLSGLQISSDDDGMHYQIPARIEDQDYNGLEKAPEGLCVEHRLPTERRIAFESFETGRRFLVCAQPEAVNCGFLAWVDPEWPPTMQNALLKLWEMFEDSRTARRKDNLESSLTIHHLKEEKRNLDANYDKLVEDVHQLLNAQEDRVLDLSYVQAKEKRAEVATASVVAAMKNEMEKKEAENFKMQEKYKVLMNLVEAQGSVIRNLKMNHLKEKEKLAEGNNNLKIQVDELTQSVKKLTEENVQFKRGHENLIKCRDELKLQLAVQFKSLEKSKEKLKLIHDILKE from the exons atGGTCTTCGAGGATGAGAGCAGCGACGACTTGTCCGGCCTGCAGAtctcctccgacgacgacgggATGCATTATCAG ATTCCTGCTAGGATTGAAGACCAAGACTACAATGGCTTGGAGAAGGCACCAGAGGGGCTCTGCGTGGAGCATCGGCTGCCAACTGAGCGCCGTATAGCTTTTGAATCATTTGAGACGGGCAGGAGGTTTCTAGTTTGTGCTCAGCCT GAAGCTGTCAATTGTGGTTTCCTTGCTTGGGTTGACCCAGAGTGGCCTCCCACAATGCAAAATGCATTGTTGAAGCTTTGGGAAATGTTTGAAGACAGCAGGACTGCTAGGAGGAAGGATAACCTGGAAAGTTCACTTACTATCCACCACCTTAAAGAAGAGAAAAGGAATCTGGATGCCAACTATGACAAACTAGTTGAAGATGTCCATCAACTTCTCAATGCCCAGGAGGACAGGGTGTTGGATTTAAGCTATGTGCAGGCTAAGGAGAAGAGAGCTGAGGTTGCCACTGCATCAGTTGTGGCTGCCATGAAGAATGAGATGGAGAAGAAAGAGGCAGAGAACTTCAAGATGCAAGAGAAGTACAAAGTGTTGATGAACCTGGTAGAAGCTCAAGGCAGTGTCATTAGGAACTTGAAGATGAATCATTTGAAAGAGAAGGAAAAGCTAGCCGAAGGCAACAACAATTTAAAGATTCAGGTTGATGAGCTCACCCAGTCTGTGAAAAAACTAACAGAAGAGAATGTGCAGTTCAAGAGGGGACATGAGAATCTGATAAAATGCAGGGATGAGTTAAAGCTCCAGCTTGCTGTGCAGTTCAAGTCACTGGAGAAGAGCAAAGAGAAGTTGAAGTTGATCCATGACATCTTGAAGGAGTGA